The following DNA comes from Ruficoccus amylovorans.
GCTTGGCCGAAAAGATGGTGTTGGCGGGGTTGGTGATGGCCTGGCGCTTGGCCGCCTGCCCGACAAGGCGTTCGCCGTTCTTGGCGAAAGCCACCACGGACGGCGTGGTACGCGCGCCTTCCGAGTTCGGGATGACAACCGGCTCGCCGGCTTCCATCACCGCCATGCACGAATTGGTCGTGCCCAAGTCGATTCCTAAAACTTTGCTCATGCCAAGTCTATTGCAAGGAACGTGCCGGGTTGGGCTTTTTTATTTTTAGTTATTGTTTATAAATGCTTTAAGGTTGATTTAATGCGTTTTTTGTTCGTTTTAGGATTGGAGCGGGTGGCGCAGAATGTCCCACTCTTGTCACACTTGGCGCGTCGTGTGTGACACGCCGTTGGGGTCTGTCGCGCTCTTTTTTCCGGCATCCGGTTTGGCGGGCTTTTTATATGAAGGGGCGGGGCGGTGCCGGGACGCTTGACTCTTTGATCCCGCTGGCCGAACTTGATGCCTTCATGCCGCCCAGAAAGAAAAAGGAAACCGACTACGAAGCGCTCAGTTCGTCCTTCATGCGTGTCCCGAAGATGAAAGTCGATGCCGCGCGCGCGTTGCTTTCGCTCGGGCTCAAGCAGATTTACCAGTTGGAGGGGCGCTCACCCGACTCGCTTTTTGACGAGTACAAAAAGCTCCAGCCCAAGGCCGACCTCGAATTGCGCGCCTGTTTCCGCCTGGCCGTGTACTACGCGGAAAACCAGCCGCCTGATCCGGCGATGATGGAGCTGTCCGTCTGGAGGAAGTAGGGGCAGGATTTATGGAATTCGTAGATGTGTAAATTCATGGATGCGTAGTGTCTGTAAAAGGGGAGGCCCCTCGTGCGGTTGGGGCTCGGAGGGGGGCGCTCCGGTGCCAGCCGTTCGGGCCATGTGTGTCGTCCGCTGCCTTCCATGCATTTACGAATCGACGGATTTTTCCTTTAAAACGGAAAAATCCGTTCGCGTGTGCGCGAAAACTGCTTACTGTTACTTATAATGGCGTTACAGGTCGAAATCCCGCGCGAAATCCCGGTTATGACGCTGCCGGAGGTGGTACTGTTCCCGCACGCCATGCTACCGCTGTACATCTTTGAGGAGCGCTACCGGCGCATGCTCCAGGATGTGCTGGAGAGCGACCGGCTGTTTGTCGTGGCCGGGCAGGACATGGAAAAGGCCCGCGTCACAGGGGAGTTTGAGCCGCCCTTCGGGATCGCCTCGGTCGGAGTTATCCGGGCCAGCCACCTGAACGAAGACGCAACCTCGAACCTCATTATCCAGGGACTGGCCCGGGTGCGTATCCGGCGGATACTCTCGGAGGAGCCGTACCGGCTGGTTGAGATCGAGTCGGTCGCGACCGAGCCCGGCGCGCAGCGCGAAGCCCTCGCTGCGGACCGCCTCCGGCTGACGGATCTGCTCCTGGCCCACGGCAAGCTCGGGGGCGAGGTGCCCGAGGAAATTATGGAGTTTCTCGGCTCCCTCAAGGACGAGGAGACGTTTCTGGATCTGGCGGCCTTTACGCTGTGCCCGGATGGTTTGGAAAAGCAGCGCCTGCTGGAAACCTTCAGCACGGCCGAGCGCTTCAGCCGCTTCTTCTCTGTGCTCCAGCGGGCGAACGAAAACCTCGTCATCGACAATAAGCTGCGCGGCGGCCTGCCCGATGACCGCATTGAGCTGAACTGAAGCGTTCGCAAGGTTGGTTTTGGGTGGTTGCTAAATACCCGTTCGCGGGGTCACTCATTAGTATTGCCTTGGTGATATGGGGTGGATAATGTTTCCTTATTGGGGCGATTAGTGCCTGTGTGCTATTTGTCCCAAACAGTTCCGGACAGACCGTCCGGAGCGACAAACGCTCATTGTTTCTACCAATATGCGACTCAAATACGGTGTATGTGCGGGCTTTTCATTTTCACGC
Coding sequences within:
- a CDS encoding LON peptidase substrate-binding domain-containing protein; this encodes MALQVEIPREIPVMTLPEVVLFPHAMLPLYIFEERYRRMLQDVLESDRLFVVAGQDMEKARVTGEFEPPFGIASVGVIRASHLNEDATSNLIIQGLARVRIRRILSEEPYRLVEIESVATEPGAQREALAADRLRLTDLLLAHGKLGGEVPEEIMEFLGSLKDEETFLDLAAFTLCPDGLEKQRLLETFSTAERFSRFFSVLQRANENLVIDNKLRGGLPDDRIELN
- a CDS encoding helix-hairpin-helix domain-containing protein, translating into MKGRGGAGTLDSLIPLAELDAFMPPRKKKETDYEALSSSFMRVPKMKVDAARALLSLGLKQIYQLEGRSPDSLFDEYKKLQPKADLELRACFRLAVYYAENQPPDPAMMELSVWRK